The DNA segment TCGGCAGGATTTTCAAAGACGCTTTGCGCATCAACAATACGGCCGGCTTGGTGATGTCTCTTTTCTATTTTTTGATCAGCTACGGCGGCGCCTACGGCCTTTACAGCTTATTGATTGGCTGACGGCTTAACACCGTAATAATTGGACAGCACTCGATAAGCGCCTTCGGCGCCGGTAACGGCGGCCGATTTCAAAGGCAAGCATTCGCCATTCCACTGCTTGATCTTACCGTCGAAATAAAACGCCCACTCGCCTTGCCAGCAACCGCCTTTTTTGGCGATGCGCCCGGCCATGACCGAGGTCACTTCGTAACGAGCGGAAACGGCCAGCAAATTGCGCGAATCGGCACTGAGGACTTCGCTAACCGAAATCTTTTGCTGCTCTTCCAGATCCAACATCGGATAAATCATCGGAATGCCTTTGATTTTGGCGGCAAAGGCCAATGCGCTTTCCACTTCCGGCATGGCGTCGGCGTTATAAAACTGGCGTACGCCGTCTTCGTCGACTACCAGCCAGACCAAGGTTTCCGGCCGGATCTCACTCCAGATCCCGACATGGCTATCGCGCATGACTTGCATCAATTGATCTTCGTCGAATTGCACCCGAATCAAGCGCGCTTCATTGTCCGGTTGCTCGTCAGCCGCGATCAGCGAAAATTGCGATTGTTTGACATAGTTTTGCGCACTGGCCAACGCTTGCTGCACCGCCGGAATTTTGGAAATGTCGTCCGCTACCAACACCCGGCTCAATACCGCATACATAGCCTGCTTGATAGCTTGCAGCCTGTCCTCGGCCGATTGGCTGCGGGCCACCAGTTCGATTTCATAAAGCCCCTTCACCTCAACGGCATCGGCAGTTACGACTCCGCCCAACAAACCCCATACCAGCAAACCCCAACGCACGGATTTACGTTTCATAAAAACCTTGCTCACTCGCCTACCCTGACTCAGCATTAATTCGGAATATAGTACAATATCGGTCGTTTCAACCTGAACTTTAACAAGAGGCCAACATTGAGCGAACAACAAGACCGCCTGGATTACAAGAGTGCCGGTGTCGATATCGAAGCGGGCAACGCTTTGGTGGAACGCATCAAACCCATCGCTGCCAGAACCCGTAATGCAGGCGTGATGGCCGGCCTTGGCGGCTTTGGTTCGCTATTCGAATTGCCTCTGGACCGCTACAAACAACCGGTGCTGGTTTCCGGCACCGATGGCGTCGGCACCAAATTGAAACTGGCCCTGGATTTAAATATCCACAACAGCGTCGGTATCGACTTGGTGGCAATGTGCGTCAACGACATCGTCGTGCAAGGCGCGGAACCGCTGTTCTTTCTGGACTATTTCGCAACCGGCAAATTGGCGGTCGATACCGCAGCCAGCGTTATCGAAGGCATAGGCCTGGGCTGCGAGCAGGCCGGCGCCGCTCTGGTCGGTGGCGAAACCGCGGAAATGCCGGGCATGTACGCCGATGGCGACTACGACTTGGCCGGCTTTTGCGTCGGCATCGTCGAAAAAGACCGCATCATAGACGGCAGCTTGGTTCAAGCCGGCGACAAACTGATCGCCCTGGCCGCTTCCGGTCCGCACTCGAACGGCTACTCGCTAATCCGTAAAATCGTGGCACGCAGCGGACTCGCCTGGACCGACGAGGTAAACGGCAGACCGCTCGGCGAGACCTTGCTGACCCCGACCCGGATATACGTCAAACCGCTGCTGGAGTTGCTAAAAACGATTCCGGTCCATGCCATGGCCCATATCACCGGCGGCGGCATCACCGAGAACTTGCCACGAGTATTGCCGGAAGGCCTGCAAGCCAATATCGACCTAAGCAGTTGGCAATTGCCGGAAATCTTTCAGTGGCTACAGCAACAAGGCAACGTTGCCTTGGAAGACATGCTGGTAACATTCAACTGCGGCATCGGCATGATCGTTTGCATCGCCGCCGCCGACGAAGCGGCCACGTTACAAATATTGCAACAGCAAGGCGAAACCGCATTTACCATCGGCGAGATTGGCGTGGGCAACGGCAAACCACACGTTAAATACCGCTGACCAATCGATGCCGCCGCTGGCAGTGATGTCTGCTGGCGCGGCACCCGCCCCTTGCCCCGGCCACACCGAAGCACGGCCTAGGCCAATCTGCCACAAGCACAGGACTAGCTCAATACGGCTGTGCTCAGCTTTGATCAAGAACGGAACGACCGATATCAATGAACGACTTACCCAATTGCCCGCAGTGCGGGTCCGAATACACCTATCACGACGGTAACAATTTCGTCTGCTCGTTATGCGCTCACGAATGGACTCAGGACGCTGCCGACGCCCATAGTGACGACCTCAAGGTCAT comes from the Methylomonas sp. EFPC3 genome and includes:
- a CDS encoding DUF2066 domain-containing protein, whose amino-acid sequence is MKRKSVRWGLLVWGLLGGVVTADAVEVKGLYEIELVARSQSAEDRLQAIKQAMYAVLSRVLVADDISKIPAVQQALASAQNYVKQSQFSLIAADEQPDNEARLIRVQFDEDQLMQVMRDSHVGIWSEIRPETLVWLVVDEDGVRQFYNADAMPEVESALAFAAKIKGIPMIYPMLDLEEQQKISVSEVLSADSRNLLAVSARYEVTSVMAGRIAKKGGCWQGEWAFYFDGKIKQWNGECLPLKSAAVTGAEGAYRVLSNYYGVKPSANQ
- the purM gene encoding phosphoribosylformylglycinamidine cyclo-ligase; its protein translation is MSEQQDRLDYKSAGVDIEAGNALVERIKPIAARTRNAGVMAGLGGFGSLFELPLDRYKQPVLVSGTDGVGTKLKLALDLNIHNSVGIDLVAMCVNDIVVQGAEPLFFLDYFATGKLAVDTAASVIEGIGLGCEQAGAALVGGETAEMPGMYADGDYDLAGFCVGIVEKDRIIDGSLVQAGDKLIALAASGPHSNGYSLIRKIVARSGLAWTDEVNGRPLGETLLTPTRIYVKPLLELLKTIPVHAMAHITGGGITENLPRVLPEGLQANIDLSSWQLPEIFQWLQQQGNVALEDMLVTFNCGIGMIVCIAAADEAATLQILQQQGETAFTIGEIGVGNGKPHVKYR